Proteins from a genomic interval of Vicinamibacterales bacterium:
- the metK gene encoding methionine adenosyltransferase produces MGNRYIFSSESVGEGHPDKVADTISDAVLDACLAQDKFSRVACETYVKSNIVIVGGEITTKAKLDFVKIVRDTIREIGYVNDDDVFHADRVFVNVLVTQQSPDIAQGVDARKAKGKKTSKQGAGDQGLMFGYASNETPELMPAPIMFAHRLGRELTKIRKQGKCPWLRPDAKSQVSVIYDNGKPVGISNVVISTQHAADAQHSDIEKFCIEEVIKKVLPARLLTSATEFLINPTGRFVVGGPQGDTGLTGRKIIVDTYGGMGRHGGGAFSGKDATKVDRSAAYMARWVAKNVVAAKLAAKCEVQFAYAIGHPDPVSVHVETFGTATVSDAKIIRAINRVFNFQPSEIIDQLNLRRPIYSKTTNYGHFGKNDKDLTWEATNKVGALLKAL; encoded by the coding sequence ATGGGTAACCGTTACATCTTTTCTTCGGAGTCGGTCGGCGAGGGCCACCCCGACAAGGTCGCCGACACGATTTCGGACGCGGTCCTCGACGCCTGCCTGGCGCAGGACAAGTTCAGCCGGGTCGCCTGCGAAACCTACGTCAAGTCGAACATCGTCATCGTCGGCGGCGAGATCACGACCAAGGCCAAGCTCGACTTCGTCAAGATCGTGCGGGACACCATCCGCGAAATCGGCTACGTCAACGACGATGACGTGTTTCACGCCGACCGGGTGTTCGTGAACGTGCTCGTGACGCAGCAGTCGCCCGACATCGCCCAGGGCGTGGATGCCCGCAAGGCCAAGGGCAAGAAGACCTCCAAGCAGGGCGCCGGCGACCAGGGCCTGATGTTCGGGTACGCCAGCAACGAGACGCCCGAGCTGATGCCGGCGCCGATCATGTTCGCCCACCGCCTCGGGCGGGAGCTCACCAAGATCCGCAAGCAGGGCAAGTGCCCGTGGCTGCGCCCCGACGCCAAGTCGCAGGTCTCGGTGATCTACGACAACGGCAAGCCGGTCGGCATCTCCAACGTCGTGATCTCCACGCAGCACGCCGCCGACGCCCAGCACAGTGACATCGAGAAGTTCTGCATCGAGGAAGTGATCAAGAAGGTGCTGCCGGCGCGGCTGCTGACCAGCGCGACCGAGTTCCTGATCAACCCGACCGGCCGCTTCGTCGTCGGCGGGCCGCAGGGCGACACCGGCCTCACCGGCCGCAAGATCATCGTCGACACATACGGCGGCATGGGCCGTCACGGCGGCGGCGCGTTCTCGGGCAAGGACGCGACCAAGGTGGACCGCAGCGCGGCCTACATGGCCCGCTGGGTGGCGAAGAACGTCGTCGCCGCGAAGCTGGCGGCGAAGTGCGAAGTGCAGTTCGCCTACGCCATCGGTCATCCCGATCCGGTGAGCGTGCACGTGGAGACGTTCGGCACCGCCACGGTGTCTGACGCGAAGATCATTCGCGCCATCAACCGCGTGTTCAACTTCCAGCCGTCGGAGATCATCGACCAGCTGAACCTGCGCCGGCCGATCTACTCGAAGACCACCAACTACGGGCACTTCGGCAAGAACGACAAGGACCTGACGTGGGAAGCCACGAACAAGGTCGGCGCGCTGCTGAAAGCGCTCTAG
- a CDS encoding sulfur transferase domain-containing protein: MRSLITTLILALGVATLAAQTKQERAGIVNFTKVDAVVACGGATDTAALEGLAKDGFKAVINLRMPTEKGANLEENAARAKEVGLKYISIPFNGQQPDPKVVDQFLATIADKSNQPVFVHCASATRVGAVWLTKRVLQDGWTVEKATAEARLIGLGNPALEKFALDYIETHKK, translated from the coding sequence ATGCGTTCACTTATCACCACCCTTATCCTCGCCCTGGGCGTCGCCACCCTGGCGGCCCAAACGAAACAAGAGCGAGCCGGCATCGTCAATTTCACCAAGGTCGATGCCGTCGTTGCGTGCGGCGGCGCTACTGACACCGCGGCCCTCGAAGGGCTGGCGAAAGACGGCTTCAAGGCCGTCATCAACCTGCGCATGCCAACCGAGAAGGGCGCCAACCTCGAGGAGAACGCGGCGCGCGCCAAGGAGGTCGGGCTGAAGTACATCAGCATCCCCTTCAACGGTCAGCAGCCGGACCCCAAGGTGGTCGATCAGTTCCTGGCGACGATCGCCGACAAGTCGAACCAGCCGGTGTTCGTCCACTGCGCCTCGGCCACCCGCGTTGGCGCCGTGTGGCTCACCAAGCGCGTGCTGCAGGACGGCTGGACCGTCGAGAAGGCCACCGCCGAAGCGAGACTGATCGGCCTGGGCAACCCCGCGCTCGAGAAGTTCGCCCTCGACTACATCGAGACCCACAAAAAGTAA